TGGTCAGGTCACAATTAAATCATCCCCTGCAGAAGTCATTTTGGCCCATCAGCCGTTTGCAATAAGCCCAGGCCAGGCCAGCACGGCCCAAACAACATCCTCTTCCAGTCAGAAAAATAAGTCAAAAAAGTCCACATCTTCAAAATCAACCTCCACCACAGCATCAGAGCTACAAAAAATGGCTGAAAAACTTATGCAACAAGCAGTCACTTTATCACAACAGGCTACTAATCTTTCAGAAACTGAAGATAATGAAGATAATTGCTCCTCATCATCAGAAGCCCATAGTGAAGCAGCCCCGAGTCAaccaaccagatgggctgattACCAAGATAGTCAAGACCCATACGAACTATAGATAATCCAGCATTAGCAAACCCAGTCAAGATTCAAGCCCAAGTCAGAGATCTAAGCAAAAGTCAAAATAAGCTTTTCCACCGAAGCTACAGTCACTCGACAGAATACTATTCATGAACAGTGACTTTTTACTATTCACTCACATGCCAGACAGTCCACTATTCAGCAACAGTCAAAGTCAACAGTAAAAGCAGATTCGTTCTCCTATATAAGGAGGTCCTCTCCTTCATTAGAATCACCCCGGAATTTTCCaattcctctcttctctccctctctggaCAATCCGAGAGCTTCTTCATTGTAATAGTTCTTTTAATTCATGCATAAGTTCTTATTAAGTCAGTAATCTTTAGTTTCCATTCTCATGTATTAAACCTTCTGTAATATTATGGTCACCTAGTAACAATCAATAAAACATTGTAATATATGCTTCCGTGGTctctggtatcagagccgtaAGAGTTGTAAGTAATCAATCTCTGCTTTTTAAAACTTCTTAGTCCCCAGGTGGAGGCTCTGCCTCCTAAGCGTGGATCCTAAGTCGATCtatttattaatatatatatatatatatatccctaCAAACACACACAGATAGATTGGTAACCGCACCAAAAACTCATTATCCTAGAAATAAGAGATATTGGGGGAAAACTACAAATACAATAATTACCGtacatttttcaaaatttaaacGAATGTGATGAATTATAAAGTTAGTTGAACATCCATAATTCAATAAATACCTGATTGTGTAATATAAGGGAATACAAATTATGCTTAGATTTTTCAATTCAATATACAGAAGAATTCTGGTAGAGTATTAAGAATAAACATCTGGCTGATCCCAAATTGGGTTCAGTAAATTAGATGGACTTTGACATTGTTTGATTCCATTCCATGAGCTTCATTCGAGGGCCATCTCATAGAGATTATTaggatttaatcattttaaaattttaatagtTTTGCgtagtttaatttttttcgtAGGTGTTTCATGTTCATATTAATTCCTACATTATCAATTCAGAAGTAGTTTATGAAGTAGAATTAATAATGTCAATATGGAAATACCATAaaacaaattatcaaaattgATTTAGGCTGGAGGCCAGGAGCTTGTTATCAACAAACACAACAATTAGTCTCAGGGCTGGCATGGTATGAGAATTTACCACGATTACCGCAAAACCAACCGAGCCAATTAAATTGGTAACCGACATAGTCAGTTATCGACTTTTTCGGTTGGTTACCGTACCAATTATAGACTTGGTGGTATGGTACGGTAATAGATTTTCATTACCACGGTAATTACCGTACCGACAgttaatttttgtttatattaaattatattaatCCTAGCCGTTGAATGGAGCTTCCTCTCTCCGTCGCTTCCTCTCGAGCTCGACCGCTCTCAGTCGCTGCCTCTCTAGTCTCTCGATCTCTCTCGATTCTCTCGATTCTCTTCGATCTCCGACCAGATTTCTTCGATCTCTCTCAGACAAGCTCGTCGCTGACCTCAGACAAGCTCGACCTCTCTCGACTTCTCTCTCACAGGTAATTGAACTTCGATTTGAGCTTTGATTTGAGCTTTAATTCGATTCTCTCTTAGATAACTCTCCCTCTTTCTGGATTTCTAGGTTTTTGAGCTCGATAACTCTCCCTCTTTCTGTGTGTGAATTGTAGATCGAGGATGGGTCACCAAATGATTAGGATGACCAGAAGCACATTAGGGAGGGGCAAGCAAGGCGCGCAAGGGAGGGGCACTAGTGCGCAATTGAGGGGCAATGGCGCACAAGGTGCGATCTCTTTCTCAATTTGGATTCATCTTATGTTTTGTACTTTTGTTCAAAGGGTTTGGATTTttattggtttttgtttttcaattttcatagTGGATACATCATTGTCTCATATTCAAAGCAGTAGAACTAGTAGATCATCTCCATTTGTTCAATCGACCGCACATGTAGAGGAACACATAAACATTTCCCTATTAGGACCTCCTCCTGCCCCTGAGCTACCTCCacgccctcctcctcctcctcctgccCCTGAACCTCAACATGAATCTCAACCAGAAAGTAGCTCACAACCTTCttgtggaaaaaaaaaacctgtgAACAAAAGTCGTCTTTGGGAATTCTTTACTCGATGTAGGTCACCAAATGGTGAAGTAGATCTGGAATGGTGCACCTGCAACACTTGTGGTACATAGGTGTTGTGTGTAGTTAGGAGAAATGGGACAAGCTCAATGTGGAACCATGTGAGGAAATGTGAGTCACACCCAATGTATGGCAAAGCAAACAAGCAAACAAGCAAACTTCTGAATTTGATTCCAAACAGGCCAAGCTAAACCTAATTAATGTGTCTGGAGGAAAACCTCATAGGTTTAACAAACAGAGGATTGATGATTTGTGCATAGAGATGATAATAAAGGATGAACTACCCTTTAGGCATGTGGAGAAGGATGGTTTTAAGGCTTttgttaatgaattacaaccaCAATGGATTATATTGAATAGAAGGCAGGTTGCCAATGGTGTATTAGATAAGTTTAATCATGAGAAGACAATTTTGTTGAATGGCTTGAAGGCATCAGACACAAGGATTTCGATCACCATAGACACTTGAACATGGATACAAAACATCAACTACATGGTTCTTACAGCTCATCTTATGGATGTTGACTGGAAATTGCACAAAAGAATCATAAACTTTTGTCCAATTATTAGTCACAAAGGTGATGATATTGGTAGAGCTGTGGAGCAATGTTTGAGGCAATGGGAGAACTCAAAAGTGTTTTCCATCACTGTCGATAATGCATCTGCTAATGATGTGGTAGTGCAATACATGAAGAGAAGGTTGAAAGGTTACAAGACTTTGATGTTTGATGGTGAATTTTTGCATTTAAGATGTGTTTGCCATATTATTAACTTGATAGTTAAGGATGGTTTGAAGGAATTGGAGAAGGGGATTGCAGCAATATGGAATTGTGCAAAGTATGTTAGGAGCTCATCTGCTAGGCTTGATAAGTTTAGGGAGTTTGCTGTTTTGGAGCAATGCATGGCTAATGCAAATGTTCCATTAGATGTTATAACCAGATAGAACGACACATTTCTTATGCTGCGCTGCTTTGAAATATGAAGCTGTTTTTGGGAGGATGGTAGAAGAAGATGCTTTATTTAGAAGCTATTTTGAGGATAAGTTTGGACCACCGGATTATGAAAACTGGAGGGATGCTGaagccttttttttgtttttgaagaaATTTTATGAAGCTACTATTAAGCTGAGTGCATGGAAATCAGTGACTGCAAACATATTATTTGTGGAGATGATTACATTGCAGATTGAGATTGACAAGGCTTGTGACTTTCCTGATCCGGTTTTGAAGAAAGTTGTTGTGTCTATGAAGGCCAAGTTTGACAAGTATTGGGGCAGTTTTAAGGTGGTGAACAAGGTTGTCATGATAGCTAATGTTTTGGACCCAAGATACAAATTGCAGTGGGCTAAAGTGGCAATGAAAAAAGTAAAAGTAAGTCCCCAAGTAATTGAATCCATAGAAGCTCACTTGAAGAAGGTCTTGATGAAGATGTATAATGAATATAAAGGTGCATAAAATATTGATATGACTGGGCAGGCTTATGGTAGTGATATGGCTGAAATGGAAATTGAAGATTTGGATGAACTCAATGAAGTTAACAGGGAGATAGCTAGGGAGAGGGTGGCTGAGCAATCTTTGTGCATAAGAAATGAAGTTGATCAATACTTATCCGATAGATATGTCAACCTTCTATCCAAGGGTTTTGAAATTGCCAAGTGGTGGAAAGGCAATGAGGCAACCTATCCAGTACTATCAAAGCTGGCCAAGGATATATTTGCTATTCCTTGCTCAACAGTGGCATCTGAAAATGCATTTAGTTTAGGTGATAGAGTTGTTGATCATTTTAGAGCATCATTGACACCGAGAATGGTGGAGGCCCTTGTGTGCACTAGTGATTGGCTAAGGGCTGATCCACTAAACCTATACAGGGATCCTACTGAAGAAGACCTAAACTTTTACTATGAGTTGGAGGAACTTGAGAGAGGTAACTAGACTTTTTACATTGTGAATTGATATGAAATATCATAccttattatttttataactatgtgaatttagttttttttttttgcagaaaGTGGTTTCAATGATGGTCAAGTATTCGAGGCACCAACCCCAATAGAGCTTACTGGAAGTTCTGGGCAAAACAGTGTGTAGCAGTCAATTGAGGTTTGTGATCCATTTTTCATatggtttgttttgtttttctttatagTTATGTGGGTCTTGAACTAGGGCTACAATTTGGGTCACTGTATGAAAGATTGATTCTCTGGTTTGTCCCATCTTCCCCAATgaacaaaagaaaactaaTTGATCTTTGATTCTCTATCTCtatataattcattaattCCTCGTGAGTTTCAAAAGAATACAAACAGATTGATGTTGAAggaaatttcaaaaaaaaagccTATTAGTAGTTTAGTATTAGATGGGTCGTTGTTTACTACTTTGGCGTAAAAATTTGACAGTCACTTTCAGTGTCTCCATTCACAGCTCATCATATTTCAGTGTTTCACCATCTGGGTGTTAATTAGCTGTCAAATTATTGCATTGCTGGATACTATAGGTTGTTGGCTTGCTGCATACTATACTTTTCtctcatttttgtgttttcttgTTTGTTAATGGCAGAAGAACTCAAGAACTAGTGAACTACAAGAGATGGTTGGATGACTAGGCATCTAGACAGACTAGCAACACTGCAGCCTTGCAGCAGTCCAGCAGCTTGTTCTCAACTATGTTTGTGATTTGTTAATCTGTTAATGAacaatttgaaattttgaactgTGTTTGTGACTTTGTGGTTGTATGATTCACTTGTATGAACCTTGTTAAGTTGGTTTTATAACTCTTTGTTGATTATTTCATagcatgaaaactctaaaaaatTTGAGTCAGGTCTTAtttttcatgaaaaaaaaCTTGCCCAATTTAATGTTGGTAAATGCCCAATCGTACCGTAACAACATATACCGTACTGTACCAACATGTCGGTATACCGACTTTAGTGGTTGataatggtaataaaattTTGTTTACCTATTATAGTTAGTTGATAATTAATAATGGTAAAAAAATGTTGATAACCGTACCATGTCAGCTCTAATTAGTCTTGCTCTTGATTAATTTCATATCGGAAGaacacaatctaaatgactcAGATGTCCAGTGAATTCTAATTGTAGTTCATATTTAAGTTAGGTAATCCAGATTCATTTCCATTattcataatttcatttaatttctGCGACCTTGGAAATTTTGACTCGACAATTCTGTACAAGTTAGGTAGTAACATATAAGAACATGGTTTGACAAAAAAATTTTTGTTTGAAACATCAACCTAGGGTATTGTGTTTGACGTTTAGGTAATTGACGGCCCATCTTTTACATCTTCGACTGTTCACCTTAACGGTGTAGTGATAGACCCGGAACTccggaagagagagagagagagagagagagagagagagagagagagagatggaggaAGCCAAAGGAGTGGTGAAGCATGTATTACTTGCCAAGTTCAAAGATGGAGTCTCTGAGTCTGACATTGATCAACTCATCAAAGGCTATGCCAACCTCGTCAATCTCATTGATCCCATGGAGTCCTTCCACTGGTACCCACTATACTATTTTCCTTCTAGTTTACACCAAGTTCAATTCTCAGATCTTCAATTGACGAAGATTGTAATTTATTTCAAAAGTTCACTTCTTGATTGTGAAACTGAGTCTGTAGATTATTCTCGGGCTTAGCTTGCTTTGCTGATCAGATGTAGAAATCAAATGCTAAGCTTGCTGTGGTTTTCGTGTCATATGGATCCTAAAAGCCTAGACTATTTTTTGCTACCAATGGCCAAAACTAAGCCCTATATTTctcagaaaaacaaaatcacagAAAGTGTGATGCTTAAAAGGGGTTTGAGTTCTACTATAAGGGTTGGGCATCAAACTTTAGCTAAAACTGAAAATGGGAACTGATTTATTGCCATGTTGGTATTAGCAGTTTCACTATTCTCAAttggtaaaaaaaacaattgtgtGAAATTTACATATGTAATCTTAAATTTCCAGCTATTGTAGGGGGACTTATAACATTTTGATCAGGTTGTTTATCTAACTGAAAGGTCAGTCATTTACACTGATAAAGTTCTTTAGCTTTTCATTGGAGTTTGACATGATTGACTATCTTACTTGGCATGCCCTGCATCTTTAAACTGTTTTTCAACTAAATGCACTCTCGAAGTTTGGTCAGGAGTTAGAAAAGTTCATGTTAAATAGCATGTCTCAGGCGTCGCTGTATGATGTCTGTATAGGTAATATCTTAATATGAATGATTTGTGATCAGGGGGAAGGACGTGAGCATTGAGAACTTGCATCAAGGTTTCACTCATATCTTCGAGTCCAGCTTTAACAGTACTGATGCTGTTGCAGAGTATATAGCTCATCCTGCCCATGTTGAGTACGCTAACTTGTTCCTTTCCAGTTTGGAAAAAGTCATTGTGTTTGACTACAAACCAACCACAGTTCGTATCTGAATCTGAAGAACAAAGGTGCCTTTTATGAGTTTTATGCTATAATCATGATGTAATGGTACTTGTTTTCAATGTACACTTCATTCCAGTGTGTTTGATACTTTGATATGCTTCATGCAAATTGCAATAATGAAATTGATGGGCTGATATCATTCCCAGTCATGCAATGCATTTCACTTTTGCACTGCGTTTCTTATCTATGATTTTGACGCTATTGTCTGGTTTGATATATGCTATCCTCTAACATGACATTGATCTAACTGAAGTTGCACTATTTTGTGCAGCTATTAACTATTATGCTCATCAAAATGctcattttaatttattttatccaAACCAACTGTTAAGACATGCCTTTACGTTTCACATAGTAAAACCTCAGGAAAAACGTATGCCTAGTACGTTTTGGCTGCCTCCAGAGTCCAGATGCTACCAATGATTGTCTATTTTTCTATCTGCTTTGGTTAACTCTGTTTTAGTTTCTGTAAAGTCTGGTGTAGCCTAGTAGGCTGTAACAGTAAGCTTTCTCAAgtgataattaaaataaaataaattagaaaagatTTGATGAAACCCATATTTTCATCGATCAATTATTCCTCGGCCAAAAATACTGCAAAATCATTTATATGATTTTGCCAGAATTTCAAAAACAGCTATAAGGATGCTAGAGATAGCAGTCAATTCACTACTAGTACTTCCCAATGGCGATGTATCCGGTGGCGTGTCTTCAAATTTCTCATCGCATGCATGAAACTTTATAGCAGCATCAACTGCTGCACGTTCTAGTGCAACATAGTCACCAGACCTGAGCTTCTCTTTGGCTTGCTTCAGATCAGCAATGGCCTCATTGTACGGAGTCAGACACTGATTCATTGCATTCTTCAGTTGAGGATCGTTTGTTTGGTTCTGCCACTTGGTTATCTGCTGGCTGGTACTCGTAGCGTTCGAAGATGCAACATATATAGTGGCCTCGGCAAGGCTATGAAGGAGGGACTTGATCACAACCGGATTAGAACCAAGAAATTGCGAGCAAAATGAGCGACTCAAGACCTTGGTGTTGGAGCAAATATCCTTGTTTATAGTAAAGGCATAGGAGGGAATAGCACTCATCAGAACTAGGAAAGGCATTAGTACAACAGAAACTatagagaaagaagaaaccaCCATTCTGTAAGATGTGGTTTCGGTCTTCCTTAGTTTCTGATAAGAGGTTATTGAGGAATTGGTACGATTTCTTGCACTACCAAAAGGGTGTTATATAGTACGAGAATTCAAGCTTCATTTGTCATGTTGGAATATGAAGGATTTCAAGTACTAAATTCAGTGCAGCGGTTACCATATAGGCATAAACCTTAATGGCTGGTTTGAATAAGTTTGAATTGAAACTTTGAGAGCCCCAAAAAAGATCAGTCGCTCCATAATCCCAATTCCCAAACGACAAAAAATCTCATAAAACTGCGTTATTcactttgaagtttgaataTAAATTTTCAAACCGAGTAATCAATGAGGGAAAGTTTCAAACGATCACATTGTTCAGCTATGTCAGTACGAGTGGCGCTACAAATGTGTGTTTCTAGAACTAGAAATGGATTGTATACATGCATCATGTATATGAGTTCAGGAATAATGGTGTTGCATCATGATTCATGCATATCAAACCAGATGTAAGGACTAAAAGACATGTTTGTTTGTAAGGTGCGGTTATTTCCACCCCATAGTCTGTTTTGTTCAACTCACGTTCTTTTTTCACCCCAATAATATTTTTTCTATTTCCGAATTACTATGTTCACCCAATTATAATACCTAAAATTGCCATTTTTTCAAAAATCTAATCGGTCTGCTTTGATTTAGTTGGTCACAATTTGTATTCAATTCTTAAGATATTTATAGGGAAATACTGTAATaccaattataaaaaaataaaataaaaagattataGGGAAATATTTTTCATGTCTTGCTTTATCATGTATGTCAAACTGGAGTCTAGAAGCAAGAAAATTAGAGAACACACCTCAAATAAGCACGCATAATTGTGAATAGATCGTTCATAGCGGGTTCATCTGTTGTACAATTGTTGTATATCATACAGTAGGATCTGAAGGTGGACAGAGGGGGAAGATGTTGATGCACTTGGGGTGGTGGTGTGAATGTGTGGTGGATGTAGTTGTTGTGAAAATATAAGATAGAACaataacgagtaatagcagcggaatatgtagaagagttttacttttctattgaataaacaatattacaatgattacaccttaatcaataataatgttattctcaaaagtaaaaatacttcttatttgatagtcacaatcaagcatgaaacaacctcactaagatcgttgcttcaagtgtcgatacaatgtcactaagatcgttgtagtcaTACGAATGATCAACCTCACTgttgatgttgccactaaggtcttcaatggagtcacaatgatctcctagcactaagcttccctttttgtgaattttcttctctttggtttcaccttctttgtcctctctttttttcttgttcgtGTATCTCCTAGAGGCCACCCAACTTACTGCCTatatacatcatatatatagtagcCACATGTATTCCCTAAGCCTAGGAATTAAACCTAACTTCCCTTCCTAATACATCtcacatagaaaaggaaaaaatccatatgaatatggaatacaccttttattttgaatccttttctataacaattcccaaacaccatttaactaaatatatattcccaaatatatatcaatctacccataatcaaatcggtggagacttctttggtaggaaaaacaaaccataatcttttcctagtccaattaggaaacaacttcaattctccttttgcatatcaaatcttcatgacttgtcctccacacctttggatcttcatcaactatatggaggccaatatatgtacCTTCAATCTCC
This is a stretch of genomic DNA from Argentina anserina chromosome 4, drPotAnse1.1, whole genome shotgun sequence. It encodes these proteins:
- the LOC126791566 gene encoding stress-response A/B barrel domain-containing protein HS1 translates to MEEAKGVVKHVLLAKFKDGVSESDIDQLIKGYANLVNLIDPMESFHWGKDVSIENLHQGFTHIFESSFNSTDAVAEYIAHPAHVEYANLFLSSLEKVIVFDYKPTTVRI
- the LOC126792314 gene encoding pectinesterase inhibitor yields the protein MVVSSFSIVSVVLMPFLVLMSAIPSYAFTINKDICSNTKVLSRSFCSQFLGSNPVVIKSLLHSLAEATIYVASSNATSTSQQITKWQNQTNDPQLKNAMNQCLTPYNEAIADLKQAKEKLRSGDYVALERAAVDAAIKFHACDEKFEDTPPDTSPLGSTSSELTAISSILIAVFEILAKSYK